The following proteins are encoded in a genomic region of Pan troglodytes isolate AG18354 chromosome 2, NHGRI_mPanTro3-v2.0_pri, whole genome shotgun sequence:
- the CRYGS gene encoding gamma-crystallin S: MSKTGPKITFYEDKNFQGRRYDCDCDCADFHTYLSRCNSIKVEGGTWAVYERPNFAGYMYILPQGEYPEYQRWMGLNDRLSSCRAVHLPSGGQYKIQIFEKGDFSGQMYETTEDCPSIMEQFHMREIHSCKVPEGVWIFYELPNYRGRQYLLDKKEYRKPIDWGAASPAVQSFRRIVE; this comes from the exons ATGTCTAAAACTGGACCCAAG ATTACTTTCTATGAAGACAAAAATTTTCAAGGCCGTCGCTATGACTGTGATTGCGACTGTGCAGATTTCCACACATACCTAAGTCGCTGCAACTCCATTAAAGTGGAAGGAGGCACCTGGGCTGTTTATGAAAGGCCCAACTTTGCTGGGTACATGTACATCTTACCACAGGGAGAGTACCCTGAATACCAGCGTTGGATGGGCCTCAACGACCGCCTCAGCTCCTGCAGAGCTGTTCATCTG CCTAGTGGAGGCCAGTATAAGATTCAGATCTTTGAGAAAGGGGATTTTAGTGGTCAGATGTATGAAACCACCGAAGATTGCCCTTCCATCATGGAGCAATTTCACATGCGAGAGATCCACTCCTGTAAGGTGCCGGAGGGTGTCTGGATTTTCTATGAGCTACCCAACTACCGTGGCAGGCAGTACCTCCTGGACAAGAAGGAGTACCGGAAGCCCATCGATTGGGGTGCAGCCTCCCCAGCTGTCCAGTCTTTCCGCCGCATTGTGGAGTAA